The following nucleotide sequence is from Pedobacter sp. PACM 27299.
TAGTTGGGATTTTCCTTAGGAGGATTCGCGGCAAACTTATCGTAAGAATCAGGGTGCTGCCAATCCAAAAGAGAATAGTAAGCACCAATTTTCAGGCCTTCTTTTTTAAATGCCGCCACCGTTTCTCCATATAAATCTCTTCCTTTCGGGGAGATATTTGTACCTCCGGTAACGGAATTATTTAAAGAATAGGGCTGTTTACTGTTGAAGATGCTAAATCCTTCATGATGTCTGGAAGTGATCACCATATATTTCATACCTGCTTCTTTAGCCAATGCGGCCCAATCTGCAGCATTAAATTTTGATGCGGTAAATTTTGGTTTCAGCTCCGCTGCATATTCTTTGCTGGGCACCTGTGCCCAGGTCTGAATCCATTCGGCATAATGCTGCGGATATTGTTTCCCCTTCCAGGAACCTCCCGCAGCACTGTATAAGCCCCAGTGAATAAACATTCCAAAGCGGGCATCATTGAACCACTTCATGCGTTGATCTTTTGTTTCCGCCCATCCCGACACCCCTTCATAGGGTTTCGATTCTTCCTGGGCAGTGACCCTACCTACTGTTAAAAGCAGAGAGAGCATTACAGTTACTTTTTTCATTTATGTGTTTGTGTTTGGTTCTCCAGGTTCCTTACCCACCTGGTTTTTGTTTAAGTTTTTTATTTATGATCATCATTTACTTCCAGCCAATGCCCATCAGGATCCTGAAAATAGATTTGTTTGATCCCATCGACTCTTAGTGTGATGCGATGCGCAGCCCCTCCCCAGTCTTCATAGGGAATATGACTCGCGTTGAGCTTTTCAATGAATGGGTCTATAGCTGCAACACTGAAACACAAGTGTTCATTTTTATCGAAATTTCCTTTTCCCTTTGCTCCCTGTATTAAATGAAGCTGTCCGGCAGCACCCAGACTAAACCAGGTATGTCTGCCATCATGGAAAGGTTCAGGAATTTGGTTCAATTCAAATGTATTCTTATAGAAATCTGTAGATTTCTCCAAATTAGTTACATATACTGCAATATGATTTAATACTGCTGGGCTTGTTTTTTGCATGTTTTGTGCTTTGCTGTCTTGAAAAGAATGAAGTGTTATAGTCAATACGAGGATTAGGGTAAAAAGCTTCATGATCTTTGTTTTAAACTAAATTAATATCTCTGTCCAGTCGGTATAAGTCAAAACCAACTTCCCAATAATCTTTAACGACCTCTTTAAGTTCCAGGCCAAATTTCTCATAGAATTTATAAGCCATTTGCGAGGTTCTGACGGAGAGGATTTTTACACTATCGATTTCTTTAATCTTCTCAATCCTAAACTTCGTTAATGCGGTACCCAATCCTTTTCCCTGGCTGTCGGGATGAAAGATGTCCCAGGAGATTTTACCGGTTTCGCCGTCTTCGGATAAATTGAAGCCACCGCAGCCAAGAATTTCTCCATCTATTTCC
It contains:
- a CDS encoding GNAT family N-acetyltransferase; amino-acid sequence: MNKIKIRAHQPEDRPHLLNLLRLNTPAYFSPEEEADFIDYLDHFADNYYVLEIDGEILGCGGFNLSEDGETGKISWDIFHPDSQGKGLGTALTKFRIEKIKEIDSVKILSVRTSQMAYKFYEKFGLELKEVVKDYWEVGFDLYRLDRDINLV
- a CDS encoding VOC family protein, with translation MKLFTLILVLTITLHSFQDSKAQNMQKTSPAVLNHIAVYVTNLEKSTDFYKNTFELNQIPEPFHDGRHTWFSLGAAGQLHLIQGAKGKGNFDKNEHLCFSVAAIDPFIEKLNASHIPYEDWGGAAHRITLRVDGIKQIYFQDPDGHWLEVNDDHK